The Chryseobacterium nakagawai genome has a segment encoding these proteins:
- a CDS encoding tail fiber domain-containing protein: MKKCTLLLLLLFFENNLQAQIGINTVTPNPSSVLDVVGSNKGILIPRIALTGNSDTTTIPSPANSLMIYNTAAVNGVIPGYYYWSASAGRWTKVLDDLTPIVMTGWSLTGNSGMVNGINFIGTSDNVDVIFKRNNIVSGVLNTTNTIFGVNSLTANTTGLNNTAVGVNNLISNTIGSMNTAIGADVLSSNKSGIQNTGYGYRALYSNLDGNNNVANGYFSLFSAKSTIGNVGIGASSLRELVSGDDNIGIGGDSFRMMPGGRGNTAIGGSAGYNLNSVNNYNTFIGFRAAAGLVSGKSNTIIGANVSGLPALLSNNIIIADGDGNRRINIDQNGNVGIGTNTPKFPLDIRLKTTVWPLAASSLTYYGISPDSGSFDGTLTTYSNYTNDIGTFNTNTSIYADGNIISVGKLSVAQTSLFSDKRIKNIIGKSEGAKDLELLKKLSITNYFMKDEWVYGKQKFKKVIAQEVEAVYPQAVSRSGVKTFIPNIYQLAKQNGGILIFEKPILIAKEDKFLKIYDETGEVILEIQASTPNSITVNLADKNLKGKLFVYGTEVSDLRTVDYDALSMLNISATQELAKKIETLEKENEALKNSNIEMQHKQSIFEERLKHLESSFSK, from the coding sequence ATGAAAAAATGCACATTGCTGCTGTTACTTCTTTTTTTTGAAAATAACTTACAAGCTCAGATTGGGATCAATACGGTAACACCTAATCCATCCTCTGTATTAGATGTCGTGGGTTCTAATAAAGGAATATTAATCCCAAGGATCGCATTAACTGGAAATTCAGATACTACTACAATACCATCACCTGCCAATTCTTTAATGATTTATAATACAGCTGCTGTAAACGGTGTTATTCCAGGATATTATTATTGGAGTGCCAGTGCTGGACGATGGACGAAAGTGTTGGATGACTTAACTCCTATTGTGATGACAGGATGGAGCCTGACGGGGAACTCGGGTATGGTAAACGGAATTAATTTTATAGGAACTTCTGATAATGTAGATGTTATTTTTAAAAGAAATAATATTGTATCCGGGGTCTTAAATACCACGAATACCATCTTTGGAGTGAATAGCCTGACAGCTAATACAACAGGACTTAACAATACTGCCGTAGGCGTGAATAATTTAATTTCAAATACCATAGGCAGCATGAATACTGCCATAGGAGCAGATGTATTGAGTAGTAACAAATCGGGGATACAAAATACAGGGTATGGATACCGAGCTTTATATTCGAATCTGGATGGAAATAATAATGTTGCCAACGGTTATTTTTCACTCTTTTCTGCTAAAAGTACAATAGGCAATGTTGGTATTGGAGCTAGTTCTCTTCGTGAGCTTGTTTCAGGAGACGACAATATAGGAATTGGAGGTGACTCTTTCCGAATGATGCCTGGTGGAAGAGGAAATACAGCGATTGGTGGATCAGCAGGATATAATTTAAATTCTGTAAATAATTATAATACTTTTATTGGCTTCCGGGCGGCGGCCGGACTTGTTTCCGGAAAATCCAATACCATTATCGGAGCTAATGTCAGCGGGTTACCAGCTTTGCTTTCGAATAACATCATCATTGCTGATGGTGACGGAAACAGAAGAATCAATATTGACCAGAACGGTAATGTTGGTATTGGAACAAATACTCCAAAATTTCCACTGGATATTAGGTTAAAAACTACTGTATGGCCTTTAGCGGCATCAAGCCTTACTTATTATGGAATAAGTCCGGATTCAGGCTCTTTTGACGGAACGTTAACTACTTATTCTAATTATACCAATGATATTGGTACTTTTAATACCAACACGTCTATTTATGCGGATGGAAACATTATATCAGTAGGGAAACTGAGTGTAGCACAAACTTCTCTTTTTTCAGATAAAAGAATCAAAAATATCATAGGAAAGTCAGAGGGTGCAAAAGATTTGGAACTCTTAAAAAAGCTCAGCATTACCAATTATTTTATGAAAGATGAATGGGTATATGGTAAGCAGAAGTTTAAAAAGGTGATTGCTCAGGAGGTAGAGGCTGTATATCCGCAAGCAGTCAGTAGAAGTGGTGTAAAGACTTTTATTCCTAATATCTATCAGTTGGCAAAACAAAATGGGGGAATTCTTATTTTTGAAAAGCCCATTCTTATTGCAAAGGAGGACAAATTTCTTAAAATATATGATGAAACAGGAGAAGTTATTTTGGAGATCCAGGCAAGCACGCCTAATAGCATTACAGTTAATTTAGCGGATAAAAACCTTAAAGGAAAGCTATTTGTTTACGGAACTGAAGTGTCTGATTTGAGAACTGTAGACTACGATGCTCTATCTATGTTGAATATCTCTGCAACTCAGGAACTGGCAAAAAAAATAGAGACATTAGAAAAGGAAAATGAAGCATTGAAAAATTCGAATATAGAAATGCAACATAAACAGTCTATTTTTGAAGAACGTTTAAAACACTTAGAATCTTCCTTCTCGAAATAA
- the aroB gene encoding 3-dehydroquinate synthase, whose protein sequence is MITILNDNFSQLNDFLHEKTFSKIFILVDENTHEYCLPVLLGNMETDLGFEILEIEAGEEMKNIQTANQLWEILTEMQADRKALVINLGGGVITDMGGFVASTYKRGIQFINIPTTLLSMCDASIGGKTGIDLMHYKNMVGTFAFPEQIFIYPKFLETLPFKELRSGFAEMLKHGLIADKAHWNQLIQIHKIDVESVTPYIQNSMDIKQDVVEKDFHESNIRKTLNFGHTIGHAVESLCLQQGNPILHGEAVAMGMISEAHLAFLENLISEEDSTIIIENIQRYYPYLDISDFKDEDITALLLNDKKNVDSKINFSLLTGIGSCNYDHQCSQKNILKAIHFYRKLNDL, encoded by the coding sequence ATGATAACAATATTAAACGATAATTTTTCTCAACTTAACGATTTTCTTCACGAGAAAACATTCAGTAAAATTTTTATTTTGGTGGATGAAAATACTCATGAATATTGCCTTCCCGTTCTTTTAGGCAATATGGAAACAGATCTTGGGTTTGAAATTCTGGAGATTGAAGCAGGAGAAGAAATGAAGAATATCCAAACAGCCAATCAGCTTTGGGAAATTCTTACAGAAATGCAGGCAGACAGAAAAGCATTGGTTATTAATCTGGGTGGCGGTGTTATTACAGATATGGGAGGTTTTGTAGCATCCACCTATAAAAGAGGAATCCAGTTCATCAATATCCCTACTACTCTTTTATCTATGTGTGACGCTTCTATTGGTGGAAAAACAGGGATTGATCTGATGCATTATAAAAACATGGTGGGAACATTTGCTTTTCCTGAACAGATTTTTATTTATCCTAAATTTTTAGAAACCTTACCTTTTAAAGAATTAAGAAGCGGATTTGCTGAAATGTTGAAGCATGGACTAATTGCTGATAAAGCACATTGGAATCAGTTAATCCAGATTCACAAGATTGATGTAGAATCAGTAACCCCTTATATCCAAAATTCTATGGATATCAAACAGGATGTTGTAGAAAAAGATTTCCATGAAAGCAATATCAGGAAAACCTTGAACTTTGGACATACAATAGGTCATGCTGTTGAAAGTCTTTGTTTACAACAAGGAAATCCGATTCTTCACGGTGAAGCTGTTGCTATGGGAATGATTAGTGAAGCTCACCTTGCATTTCTTGAAAACCTTATTTCAGAAGAAGATTCAACAATCATCATTGAAAACATCCAGCGTTACTATCCTTATTTAGATATCAGCGATTTTAAAGATGAAGATATTACTGCTTTATTATTAAATGATAAAAAGAACGTGGACAGTAAGATTAACTTTTCTCTGCTTACAGGAATCGGATCATGTAATTATGATCACCAGTGCAGTCAAAAAAATATCCTGAAAGCTATTCATTTTTACAGAAAATTGAATGATCTTTAA
- a CDS encoding pseudouridine synthase, with product MSRDNNNSDRPKRPRISTKKSSDDSRASRSGNSSGSKPFKKPFSKDGGRKGPEHSGSNSRFEKKPFKKNTGSFNSSSDDSESKSESRAYITNKSESYEKKSFGRPKRGGKSFDTRDKYERGSLKYGRRPSANGDDKNDDKTRSYVQKRRLNKIDKDIHKDSIRLNKYIANSGICSRREADELITQGLVEVNGKVVTEMGYQVQKTDRVVFDGQSITPEKPVYVLLNKPKGYISTTKDDKARKTVMDLVANASPYRLFPVGRLDRSTTGVILLTNDGHMTKKLTHPSFDAKKIYHVTLDKKLTGEDLRLIAEGIRLDEGVAVVDQISYIEGKPKNEIGIEIHIGWNRVIRRIFQRLGYEVESLDRVMFAGLTKKNIKRGHWRILSELEVNNLKML from the coding sequence ATGAGCAGAGATAATAATAATTCAGACAGACCAAAGAGACCAAGAATTTCAACCAAGAAAAGTTCTGATGATTCTCGTGCTTCCAGATCTGGAAATTCTTCAGGATCAAAACCTTTTAAAAAACCTTTCTCTAAAGACGGAGGAAGAAAAGGTCCCGAACATTCAGGATCCAACTCAAGATTTGAAAAGAAACCGTTTAAGAAAAATACTGGGAGTTTTAATAGCTCAAGTGATGATTCTGAATCAAAATCTGAAAGTAGGGCTTATATCACGAATAAAAGTGAAAGCTACGAAAAGAAATCTTTTGGAAGACCTAAAAGAGGTGGTAAAAGCTTTGATACAAGAGATAAGTATGAAAGAGGCAGCCTGAAATATGGTAGAAGGCCTTCTGCTAATGGAGATGATAAGAATGATGATAAAACAAGATCTTATGTACAGAAAAGAAGGCTGAACAAGATTGATAAAGACATTCATAAAGACAGCATCCGTCTTAATAAGTATATTGCTAATTCCGGGATATGCAGCAGGAGAGAGGCTGATGAGCTAATCACTCAAGGGCTTGTAGAGGTAAACGGAAAAGTAGTAACTGAAATGGGATATCAGGTACAGAAAACCGACAGAGTAGTTTTTGACGGACAAAGCATTACACCGGAAAAACCTGTGTATGTACTTCTGAACAAACCAAAAGGGTATATTTCTACCACTAAGGACGATAAAGCAAGAAAAACTGTAATGGATCTTGTAGCGAATGCTTCTCCTTACAGACTTTTCCCAGTGGGAAGATTAGACCGTTCTACTACAGGAGTTATCTTATTGACTAATGACGGACACATGACTAAAAAGCTGACGCATCCATCTTTTGATGCTAAGAAAATCTATCATGTAACGTTGGATAAGAAACTGACTGGTGAAGATTTACGTCTTATTGCAGAAGGAATCCGTCTTGATGAAGGGGTAGCAGTGGTTGATCAGATTTCTTACATTGAAGGTAAGCCTAAAAATGAAATCGGAATTGAGATCCATATCGGGTGGAACCGTGTTATCAGAAGAATTTTCCAAAGATTAGGATACGAAGTAGAATCATTAGACAGAGTAATGTTTGCTGGATTAACGAAGAAGAACATCAAAAGAGGACACTGGAGAATTCTTTCAGAACTGGAAGTAAATAATCTTAAAATGCTTTAA
- a CDS encoding TetR/AcrR family transcriptional regulator: MNTQQKIIEAAISVLNDNFSATLEDIAINCGLNRRTIHRYFKNRNELLEACNKNMMEAWELAAIKACDSSEDPLVQLEHLLYAGIDSGTKYAFLIKLNDNGKASSVMYENEQSEAYFKRRDQLFDAIKELQKQQMVDDEFPLPWIRILFTSVITATITAFRSGDIAQNEVKKLAWYSFSRSIGIQINKK; the protein is encoded by the coding sequence ATGAATACTCAGCAGAAAATTATCGAAGCAGCGATATCAGTTTTAAATGATAATTTTTCAGCAACATTAGAGGATATTGCGATAAATTGTGGACTAAACAGAAGAACAATCCATCGATATTTTAAAAATCGAAATGAATTACTGGAAGCTTGTAATAAGAATATGATGGAGGCATGGGAGTTAGCAGCTATTAAAGCTTGTGATAGCTCAGAAGATCCCTTAGTACAACTTGAACATCTATTATATGCAGGAATTGACAGCGGAACAAAATATGCTTTTCTTATTAAACTGAATGATAATGGAAAAGCCTCTTCAGTGATGTATGAAAATGAGCAAAGTGAAGCGTATTTTAAAAGAAGAGATCAATTGTTTGATGCTATTAAGGAATTACAAAAACAGCAGATGGTAGATGATGAGTTTCCATTACCCTGGATAAGAATTCTTTTCACCAGTGTTATTACGGCAACAATTACTGCGTTCAGATCCGGAGATATTGCTCAAAATGAAGTAAAAAAACTGGCCTGGTATTCATTCAGCAGAAGTATTGGTATACAAATAAATAAAAAATGA
- a CDS encoding sialate O-acetylesterase, producing MIHSFLMIGQSNMAGRGYLKEVPSIYDEHIKMQRNGLWQIMSEPINFDRPSSGVGLAASFAASWRLDNLEEEIGLIPCADGGTSLDDWAVGGALFENAISQAKLAQRTSQLSGILWHQGENDCSPEKAERYSEKFAVIIKTLRQELNVPEIPLIIGGLGDFLSSGIFGQYFASYPLINQALEDFAKAHADCYFVTAEGLTANADNIHFNALSQRILGVRYYSAFRDLKHLLESHNDEENRLTTIYNRPYTQTEKIKLLEHEFAVGNIEPKDFLSELAILR from the coding sequence ATGATACATTCCTTTTTAATGATAGGTCAGTCAAATATGGCTGGTCGGGGCTATCTAAAAGAAGTTCCGTCTATTTATGATGAGCATATTAAAATGCAAAGAAACGGATTATGGCAAATCATGTCCGAACCTATTAATTTTGACCGTCCCAGTTCCGGTGTGGGACTTGCCGCTTCATTTGCCGCATCCTGGAGGCTCGATAACCTGGAAGAGGAGATAGGATTGATCCCATGTGCTGATGGAGGAACCAGTCTTGATGATTGGGCTGTAGGTGGTGCTTTATTTGAAAATGCTATATCACAAGCAAAACTTGCACAACGAACAAGTCAGCTTTCCGGGATCTTATGGCATCAGGGCGAAAATGATTGTTCTCCGGAAAAAGCTGAGAGATATAGTGAAAAATTTGCTGTAATAATTAAGACATTGCGTCAGGAATTAAATGTTCCGGAAATTCCTCTTATAATAGGTGGCTTAGGAGACTTCCTGTCCAGTGGTATCTTTGGGCAATATTTCGCTTCATATCCTTTAATTAATCAGGCATTAGAAGACTTTGCAAAAGCTCATGCAGACTGTTATTTTGTTACTGCAGAAGGGCTTACTGCTAATGCTGACAATATTCATTTTAATGCTTTGTCACAAAGAATATTGGGGGTCAGATATTATAGCGCTTTTCGTGATTTAAAACATCTTCTTGAATCTCATAATGATGAAGAAAATAGATTAACAACAATCTATAACCGTCCTTATACCCAAACCGAAAAAATCAAACTATTGGAGCATGAATTTGCAGTTGGAAATATTGAACCTAAAGATTTTCTGTCAGAATTAGCTATACTTAGATAG
- the pncA gene encoding bifunctional nicotinamidase/pyrazinamidase, producing the protein MKKALIIVDVQNDFCEGGALAVPGANEIIPYINLLMDENEYDQIILTQDWHPVGHKSFASSNGRQVGESIILNGVPQFMWPDHCVQGTFGAEFHKDLNQSKVTHIIQKGKNIEIDSYSGFQDNNHFMKTGLDDFLKYHDIQLVEIVGLAMDYCVKFTAQDAVTNGYITCLHFNGTRAVNVKPDNGRDAIYEMIEKGVTVLG; encoded by the coding sequence ATGAAAAAAGCATTAATAATAGTCGATGTACAGAATGATTTTTGTGAAGGCGGAGCATTAGCAGTACCGGGAGCCAATGAGATTATTCCTTATATCAACCTTCTGATGGATGAAAACGAATATGATCAGATCATTTTAACTCAAGACTGGCATCCTGTAGGACATAAAAGCTTTGCTAGCAGTAACGGACGTCAAGTAGGTGAAAGTATTATTCTAAATGGCGTTCCACAATTTATGTGGCCGGATCACTGTGTACAGGGAACTTTCGGTGCTGAATTCCATAAAGATTTAAACCAAAGTAAAGTTACCCATATCATACAAAAAGGAAAAAACATTGAAATAGATAGCTATAGTGGTTTCCAGGACAACAATCATTTCATGAAAACCGGATTGGATGATTTCTTGAAATACCATGATATTCAATTAGTGGAAATTGTAGGATTGGCAATGGATTATTGTGTAAAATTTACAGCTCAGGATGCTGTGACAAATGGATATATTACTTGCCTTCATTTCAACGGAACCCGTGCGGTAAATGTAAAACCGGATAATGGCAGAGACGCAATCTATGAAATGATTGAAAAAGGAGTCACCGTACTTGGATAA
- a CDS encoding DEAD/DEAH box helicase — protein sequence MSFESLGLSHNIIRSVKKLGYLKPFPIQEQAVPVILQGKDLMGIAQTGSGKTACFVMPILEKLQNSEAKKGRNIQVLILVPTRELAIQIDEVFRAFTENLKREIRTMAVYGGVSINPQMKGLFGVEVLIATPGRLLDLIDHNALSISEIQHLVIDEADKMFQLGFGEEMNKLFALMPVVKQTTLFSATLNDKVSEVKERLSIHPTIVEIKKEEVEIDNIEQFAYHVSPEDKGPFLRYLIKEKKVEKALIFVSSTRAADNLVEKLKKNKIKAVAIHSQKSQGARKNNLEEFKSNGAQILVATDLIGRGIHIDDLPCVINYELPRSPLDYIHRIGRTGRANEKGIAINILTDDELQHFRVIQKKMGKKVTLERTEGINLHGY from the coding sequence ATGTCATTTGAATCGTTAGGATTATCACACAATATTATTCGTTCCGTTAAAAAACTTGGGTATTTAAAACCTTTTCCAATCCAGGAACAAGCTGTACCAGTTATTTTACAAGGAAAAGATCTGATGGGAATTGCGCAGACTGGTTCTGGAAAAACAGCTTGTTTTGTGATGCCTATTTTAGAAAAATTACAAAATTCAGAAGCTAAAAAAGGACGTAATATTCAGGTTTTAATATTGGTGCCAACTCGTGAATTAGCTATTCAGATTGATGAAGTTTTCAGAGCATTTACTGAAAATCTGAAGCGTGAAATTCGTACTATGGCTGTTTATGGAGGAGTTTCTATCAATCCACAGATGAAAGGCTTGTTTGGTGTAGAAGTTCTGATAGCAACTCCCGGACGTTTGTTGGATTTGATTGATCATAATGCATTGAGTATTTCAGAAATTCAACATTTAGTCATTGATGAAGCGGATAAAATGTTTCAATTAGGCTTTGGCGAAGAGATGAATAAGCTTTTTGCTTTAATGCCTGTAGTGAAGCAAACCACTTTATTCTCAGCGACTTTAAATGATAAAGTTTCTGAGGTGAAAGAACGCTTATCTATTCATCCTACGATCGTTGAAATTAAAAAAGAAGAAGTTGAAATTGATAATATCGAGCAGTTCGCTTACCATGTTTCTCCTGAAGACAAAGGCCCTTTTTTAAGATATTTAATTAAAGAAAAGAAGGTCGAAAAAGCATTGATATTTGTTTCGTCTACGAGAGCTGCAGATAATTTAGTGGAAAAACTTAAAAAGAATAAAATTAAAGCGGTTGCTATTCATAGTCAGAAATCTCAAGGTGCCCGAAAAAATAATTTAGAAGAATTTAAATCTAATGGAGCACAAATTTTGGTAGCGACAGACTTAATAGGCCGCGGAATTCATATCGATGATTTACCTTGCGTGATCAATTATGAATTACCACGTTCGCCTTTGGACTACATTCACCGTATTGGTAGAACAGGCCGCGCCAATGAAAAAGGTATTGCTATAAATATTTTGACGGATGATGAATTGCAGCATTTCAGGGTCATTCAAAAGAAAATGGGTAAAAAAGTGACCTTAGAAAGAACAGAAGGCATTAATTTACATGGTTACTAG
- a CDS encoding YfiT family bacillithiol transferase: MSDLTNKKFPIGPFEAPENICDTILDTYIKAIKDFPGKLRNLIEHFTDEQLDTPYREGGWTVRQLVNHIADSHTNSFIRFKLALTEDNPTIKPYDEAKWAELQDSIEMPIKPAMRMIKGTHQRWTVLLKSLTNKQFERTFHHPEHNRNYNLRDNLALYVWHCNHHFAHIENLKKEKGW; this comes from the coding sequence ATGAGTGATCTCACGAACAAAAAATTTCCAATAGGACCGTTTGAAGCACCTGAAAATATTTGTGATACAATTTTAGACACCTATATTAAAGCTATTAAAGACTTTCCTGGAAAACTTAGGAACCTCATTGAACATTTTACAGATGAACAACTTGATACGCCCTACAGAGAAGGAGGATGGACAGTAAGACAGCTTGTTAATCATATTGCTGACAGCCATACGAACAGCTTTATCCGCTTTAAGCTAGCTCTTACTGAAGATAACCCAACGATTAAGCCTTATGATGAGGCCAAATGGGCTGAGCTTCAGGATAGTATTGAGATGCCTATAAAACCGGCTATGAGAATGATAAAGGGAACGCACCAACGATGGACTGTGCTTCTTAAAAGCCTTACCAATAAACAGTTTGAAAGAACTTTTCATCATCCTGAACATAACAGAAATTATAATTTAAGGGATAATCTTGCTTTGTATGTCTGGCACTGCAACCATCATTTTGCCCATATTGAAAATCTGAAGAAAGAAAAAGGTTGGTAA
- a CDS encoding DUF1569 domain-containing protein, whose translation MVKKYLTHPIYFKEITDRISRLSADSQRKWGKMEVCQMLTHCDLVLQVALRKIELPRINPLFETIGIVTKLEMCVFNNGIPRNMPTFQKLIVNFECDFDESKTNLLKTLEEFREACKNRQLPESHRLFGNMTEKDWEFLEYKHLNHHLKQFNV comes from the coding sequence TTGGTAAAAAAATATCTGACTCATCCAATATATTTTAAGGAAATTACAGACAGAATTTCCAGATTATCTGCAGACAGCCAAAGAAAATGGGGGAAAATGGAAGTCTGTCAGATGCTAACTCACTGTGATCTAGTTCTTCAGGTTGCTTTGAGAAAAATTGAACTTCCCCGTATTAATCCTCTGTTTGAGACAATAGGAATCGTTACAAAACTGGAAATGTGTGTTTTCAATAACGGAATTCCCAGAAACATGCCTACTTTTCAAAAACTAATCGTTAATTTTGAGTGTGATTTTGATGAATCAAAGACCAATCTACTGAAAACGCTGGAGGAATTCCGAGAAGCCTGTAAAAACAGACAACTGCCGGAGAGCCACAGATTATTCGGAAACATGACTGAAAAAGACTGGGAATTTTTAGAGTATAAACATCTAAATCATCACTTAAAACAATTTAATGTATGA
- the ytxJ gene encoding bacillithiol system redox-active protein YtxJ, translated as MSFFDKIFGGNNQTSDQKSFWKNIRSEEDLTRAIESSYQHKIAIFKHSTSCFISKTVLRNFEKEIENSPEEVEVYYLDLLSYRPLSNKIAEDFGIRHESPQLIVIENGKPVNSASHQDISLSQII; from the coding sequence ATGAGTTTTTTTGATAAAATATTCGGTGGAAATAATCAAACCTCTGATCAAAAGTCTTTCTGGAAAAATATAAGGTCTGAAGAAGACCTAACAAGGGCCATTGAGAGTTCTTATCAGCATAAAATAGCTATATTCAAACATTCTACAAGCTGTTTTATCAGCAAGACTGTATTGAGAAATTTTGAAAAAGAGATTGAAAATTCGCCAGAGGAGGTAGAAGTCTATTACCTAGATCTACTGTCTTACCGCCCTCTTTCGAATAAAATTGCTGAGGATTTTGGAATAAGACATGAAAGTCCGCAGCTGATTGTTATTGAAAACGGAAAGCCCGTTAATAGCGCTTCGCACCAGGACATTTCTTTAAGCCAGATCATATAA
- a CDS encoding Crp/Fnr family transcriptional regulator — MKNINNYLAKVLNVPLQSVNACSLHYEVKKIPKNQFLLQYGEICRHIFFVEKGLLKMYSIDKNGKEHIIQFAPESWLISDRSSLYFNEKSNYYIEAVEDSEVLFLHPDFFNKLVEQFPNSIERSDFLLQKHIRSLQNRINSLLGETAEERYMKFIKMYPDLLLRVPQWMIASYLGITPESLSRVRKELARKNFVPDNK; from the coding sequence ATGAAGAATATTAATAATTATTTAGCCAAAGTTTTAAACGTTCCCCTTCAAAGTGTGAATGCCTGCAGTCTGCATTATGAAGTAAAAAAGATTCCTAAAAACCAATTTCTTCTTCAGTACGGCGAAATATGCAGACATATATTCTTTGTAGAGAAAGGACTTTTGAAAATGTATTCCATTGATAAAAATGGAAAAGAACACATTATCCAGTTTGCCCCTGAAAGTTGGTTGATTTCTGACCGAAGCAGTCTTTATTTCAATGAAAAATCTAATTATTATATAGAAGCGGTAGAAGATTCGGAAGTTTTGTTTTTGCATCCTGATTTCTTTAATAAACTGGTAGAACAATTTCCAAACAGTATCGAACGTAGTGATTTTCTGCTTCAGAAACATATCAGAAGTCTTCAGAACAGGATTAATTCTTTACTGGGTGAGACTGCCGAGGAAAGATATATGAAATTTATTAAAATGTATCCTGATCTGCTTCTTAGAGTCCCTCAATGGATGATTGCTTCCTATCTTGGCATTACTCCCGAAAGCTTAAGCCGCGTAAGGAAAGAACTGGCAAGAAAGAACTTTGTTCCGGATAATAAATAA